GAAACTTTTGAACTATAGAAAGGATCGTTATTTGTGAAACAAGTGAAGTTTATACATGCGGCTGATTTGCATTTGGATAGTCCGTTTAAAGGGATGGAAATGAATGTAGCACAGTCTGTTTGGGAGAGAATGAAGCAAAGTACGTTTGAATCGTTCGAACGTATTGTTGATAAAGCGATTCAAGAGCGCGTTGATTTCGTATTACTAGTGGGGGATTTGTATGATGCGGAGACGAGAAGTTTGAGAGCGCAAGTGTTTGTGCGTGAGCAAATGAAGAGACTTTCGCAGTACGATATTCCCATTTTTATTATTCATGGTAACCACGATCATTTAGGGGGAAGCTGGGCAGCGATTGAGTTTCCGGAAAATGTTCATGTGTTTACGGAGCCTTATGTGGAAGAGAAGTCATTTTATAAAAATGGTGAGCTATTAGCTTCTATTTATGGGTTTAGTTATTTGCAGCAAGCGGTAACGGATAATATGACAGCGCAGTATACGAAAATGAGTGATGCGCCTTTTCATATTGGGATGCTTCACGGAAGTGTGGAAGGGGATGCGGAGCATAATCGCTATGCACCGTTTCAAATTCGTGAGCTGAAGGAAAAGCAGTTTGATTATTGGGCTCTTGGCCATATACATAAACGTGAAATTTTATCAGAAGAGCCTTATATTATTTATCCGGGCAATATACAAGGGCGTCATCGTAAGGAAATGGGCGAGAAGGGTGCGTACCTTATTGAACTTACGAAACAAGGATCGCATTGTTCATTTTTTCATACGGCGGATGTTGTATGGGATGAGATAGAAGTGAGTATCGATGGGCTTGAAACGGTTGATGATCTTATGACGAGCGCGTCAAGTGCGATGAATGAATGCCGAAGAGAAGAGGAAGGCACGCTTTTAACTGTCGTATTTACAGGGCAGGGGCCACTTTCTCCTTATTTGCGTGAAGACAAGCGCGTGGAAGAGATTTTTCATATTTTAGCAGCGGGAGAAGAGCGAAAAGATTTCGTTTATGCGATGAAGTGGAAAAATGAGACGGTTTCTTTTGCGGAAATTGAACGTTTGAAAGAGGAAAATCATTTCGTCGGTAGTGTGCTAAAAGAGTTAGAAGCTTTTACAAATATGGACGGAGTGTTGCGCACCATTTGGACATCTCCTGTAGCGCGTAATAGCATTGAAGCTTTTACGGAAGAAGAGAAGAAAGAGATTCAAAAGGAAGCGGAAAATATTATTTTAGAGCAATTATTCCAGCAAGAGAGGGATAAGAAATGAGAATTGAAAGACTCCATATTTATGGGTACGGAAAATTAGAAAATGTGGAAATGGATCTGTCAATGCTGACGGTGTTATACGGTGAAAATGAAGCGGGGAAATCGACAATTCGCTCGTTTATGAAAAGTATTTTATTCGGTTTTCCAACGAGAGGACAGCGCCGTTATGAACCGAAAGAAGGCGGAAAGTATGGCGGAGCAGTTACTGTTCAAACAGAAAAGTACGGTCGTTTAAAAATTGAACGATTGCCAAAGACGGCAGTAGGCGCGGTGACCGTTTATTTTGAAGACGGGAAAACTGGCGGCGAAGATATTTTAAACGATATATTAAGCGGTGTGAATGAAAGCTTATTTGATTCTGTTTTTTCATTTGATATGCATGGTTTGCAAAATATTCATCAGCTCGGCGAAGCGGATATTGGTAATTATTTATTTTCGGCAAGCGCAGTCGGAAGCGATGCGTTATTGCAGTTAGATAAAAAATTAGAAAAAGAAATGAATCAGCGCTTTAAGCCGAGTGGTCGTAATCCTGAAATTAACGTGTCACTGCAAGAGATGAAGAAAATTGAGGAAAAGATGAAAGAGTGGCAAGGGAAGATTGGCACGTATGAAAAACAGGTCGAGCAGTTAAAAGAAAGTGAAGAGAAACTTGCTTCTGTTCGTGCGGAAAAAGAGTCAGCCGAAAGACGAAAGCAAGACTATGAAATATTAGCGGCGCTTGAGCCTCTCGTTATTGAAAAGAGTGCGCACGAGAAAGTGTTAGAAAACGAGAACGGGCAGTTTCCTGTAAACGGAATGGTGCGCTATGAGGCGGTAAAGGCAAAGATAGAACCGCTCCAAGTACAAGTAGATTCACTTCAAAAAAAGATAGAAACAGTGCAATCAGAAATTGATTCCACAGAAATAGATGAAGCATTTTTACAAAAAGAAAGTTACGTAGAAGAACTTCGTATGCAGCACATGTCTTATGAAAATGCACGCCAAGAAATGCGTGATATGACGGGAAGTATTACGAATATAAAAGAAGAAATCGCAGAACTACAGCAGCAAATTGGAGCCACTTTTGAACAAGAGATGGTTCTTTCATTTGATATAAGTTTAGCGACGAAAGAATTAATTACGCAAACTGTGCAAAAGGCGCGTGAATTAGAATCGCAAAAAGCACAACTAGATGAACGTTTTAAAACGGCTCAGGAGCGATTAGAAGAGCAAGAAGAAAATATAAGACAGATTCAGAAACAAATGTTAGCGGATGAAGAGCGAAATACGTTAGTTGAGAAAGAAAAGTCATTTCAAGATGCGGCGTTTATCGGTATGGGCGCAGAGAGAATGAAGCGTCAGTATGAAGAGAAAGCGGGAGTTGCTAAGCAAAAGAAAAAACAGTGGCAAAGAGTTTGTCTTATTTTACTTCTTATTAACACGCTTGTTTTATTCACGAGCCTATTTATAGATAACCGCGTGCTATTATTTATTAGTGTCATTGTTTTTGTAGGGATTGTTTTAGCACTCGTTTTATATAAAGATCCATCAAGCGGATTACAAGAAGAACTCCTTACTCTTCAGCAAAGTGCTGGCGGGCGCCAAAGTGAAGAAGCGATGACAGTTCGTTATCAGTTAGAAAAGGATGAAGAGATTCGAAAGTTATTTGAGCGAGAGTCTTATAAATTGCAGCAAATGGAACGAGCTTATGATAAAGTCGTTTCATCGTATGAAGAATGGGAGCGAGAAACTTTCCAAATAGGAGAACAAGTAGATGCGTATAAAACGCGCTATATGTTCCCTGAATTTTTTACGTATGCGCACATGTTGCCAGCGTTTGAGCGTATTGAAAAAATGCAGCAATTATATCGTGAGCTAGATAAACAAGGCGAGCGGAAATCTTCATTATATGAAATGATTTCGCAATTTGAACATAAACTAGAAACTGTTATCGGTAGCACGGAGTATAGTAATTTGCATGAGGCGCAAAGTCGTATGCAAAATGAGAAAGAGAAGCGCCAAACTTGTAAGCAGCTGAAAGAGAAGCTGACGGAATGGCGAGAAGAATATGAGTTCATGCAAGAGCAATTGAAACAACTATTAGTAGAACGAGATAGCTTATGGCATATCGCAGATTCTACTAATGAAGAGATGTTTTTAGAAGCAGGTAAACGGGCAGAAAAACGTGAAGATGCGGATAAGCAAGTGAGGCGTTTATTACCTCAAATTGATCTTTTAGAACAGCGCTTAACGAGTTTGTCATTAGCTGAGCATTATGAGGCTGACGGTTATGATGAAAAGTTAAAGCAAGAAATGACCGCCGCGAAAAACTGTCTGACGAAAGAGAAAGAACTGACGGAGCGTATTGCGAAACACCGTATGGAAATTGCGAATTTAGAAGAAGGTAGTACGTATGGTGATTTAATGCATGAACGGGAAATGAAAAAAGCGCAAGTACGCGAACAAGTGAAGAAGTGGGCTGCTTATGCGGCGGCAAAGAAAGTATTAACGAAAACGAAGCAATATTATCATGAAGTGCATCTTCCGCGTATTTTACAAAAATCAGAAGAGTATTTCGTCTATTTAACAGGCGGACGATATAGTAAAATCTTTTCACCGTCAGAGGCGGAGCCGTTCATTGTTGAACGTAACGATGGTATGCGTTTTTACAGTCATGAACTAAGCCAAGCGACAGCGGAGCAGTTATACTTATCGTTACGATTTGCACTAGCGAAAACGTTTGAGCATGATTATCCATTTATTATTGACGATAGTTTCGTGCATTTTGATGCGATAAGGACGAATCGAACGATTGAACTTATAAAGGAAATTGCGAAAGATAGACAAGTAATCTTCTTTACATGTCATGCGCATTTACTCGCGTATTTTACAGAAAATGAGATTATAAAATTAACGCATAAGCGTAAAGAAAATGAGTTGTAGTATGCTATACTAAAAGTAACTGATTTGGTGGAGGAATTCGAATGAAAAAGAAAATTGCAGAATATGAAGTTGGTGAACAAGTCGATGTTTTCTTGTTAATTAAAACAGCGACAAAAGGTCTCGCAAGCAATGGGAAACCGTTTTTAACAGTAATCTTACAAGACCCAAGTGGAGATATTGAAGCGAAGCTATGGGATGTATCACCAGAAGTTGAAAAACAATATGTAGCGGAAACAATCGTTAAAGTAGCTGGAGATATTCTAAACTATAAAGGACGTATTCAATTACGTGTGAAACAAATCCGTGTTGCGAATGAAAATGAAGTAACAGATATCTCGGACTTCGTAGAAAAAGCACCAGTGAAAAAAGAAGATATGGTTGAAAAAATTACGCAATACATATTTGAAATGAGAAACCCGAACATTCAGCGTCTAACAAGACATTTGTTAAATAAGCACCAAAACGAATTTTTAGAATATCCAGCAGCGACGAAGAATCATCACGAGTTCGTATCTGGACTAGCTTATCACGTAGTGTCGATGTTAGATTTAGCGAAAGCTATTGCTACGCTATACCCATCGTTAGATAAAGATTTACTATATGCAGGCGTTATTTTACACGACCTTGGTAAAGTATTCGAACTATCAGGCCCAATTTCTACAACGTATACGTTAGAAGGAAATTTACTTGGCCACATTTCTATCATGGTGAACGAAATTGGGAAAGCAGCAGACGAACTACAAATCGATGCAGAAGAAGTATTAATTCTTCAACACATCGTTCTTTCCCACCATGGAAAAGCAGAGTGGGGTAGCCCAAAACCACCATTAGTAAAAGAAGCAGAAATTCTGCACTACATCGACAACTTAGATGCAAAAATGAATATGATGGACCGCGCATTAGGACGTACAAAACCAGGTGAATACACAGAGCGTGTCTTTGCTCTTGATAATCGTTCGTTCTATAAGCCAACTTTCCATAATTAAGATTGTGAATAGAATGGCCTCATTAAGTGTGGCATGACAATAAAATTGTTTAAAAAGATGGTGTGAAATTAAGTTTTCACACCATCTTTTGTTGCCCTGATAAGGGAAGACACTGCAAACAGCTTTAAAAACCATTATTTATTCCTTGATGAGGAAAGAAATAATGAGAGAAAAAGATGTAAATCATACGGAAAATTTATATTGCATTAGCTTGTGTAAAGCTAATGGATGAGAGTCTGTTGTCAATAAAAAAACGGATCTTAAACAAAACAATTCTTTTGCATATCATGTGATGCAAGGGAGGCAAGAGAACGTGTTCGTTGATTGGAAATCTTTTGTAGAGTATTCTAAATATAGAGTTGTATTAGGAATATTCTTTTAAGGAGAGTGATTACTTTATGCTAGGAAAATGGATGGATAAAGTAAGAGAACCTAGATGTATACACAATTATAAATTTATTAAAACTCAGGATAGTGAAAATTTTAAAACAGGGCAGATTGGGACAGCTAATATTTATAAGTGCGAAAAATGTGGTAAAGAAAAGGTGGATTATAAATATAACAGTGATATAAATAGTGATTTTTGGAATATATAAAATAAATCGTTTAATGAAACGGAGAATTACTAATATTAATTATTCGCTAAAATTACAAGTTATTGTAAGGATATTTAACTATTAAAGAATTTTAATAGCCTATGATTAGTTCATTGATTGTAGGCTATTTATTTTGGCGAGTGAAAAGGTTTTATTACCAGTAGATACGAAAATAATTACGCCACAAAACATATAGCATTTTAAACTAATACTGAGATATTAAAAAATTATCTCGAATTCAAGATAATTCACTTGCTTTTTAATCACTTGAGTTGTAAAGTGATAGTAACGAAAGGAATTACTACTTTCGTACGGATCGTTTTACACATTGAATTATTTTTTAAATTATCACTTGACTAGTAAAATGAATTAATTACTTCTTATAAACACGCGCTTCGCTGACCAGCAAGCAAAAATAAAATTATTAAATACAAATTAAAACCATTGGAGGAATAGAAAATGAACCAATTAAAAGGAATACACCACGTTACAGCGATTACAAGTAGTGCAGAAAAGAATTATGAATTTTTCACTCATGTTTTAGGAATGCGTTTAGTTAAAAAAACAGTAAACCAAGATGATATTCAAACGTATCATTTATTCTTTGCAGATGATAAAGGGAGTGCCGGAACGGATATGACATTCTTTGACTTCCCAGGCGTTCCAAAAGGAGTACACGGTACAAATGAAATTTCAAAAACTTCATTCCGAGTTCCAACTGATGCAGCGTTAGCATATTGGGTGAAACGTTTTGACCGTCTTGAAGTGGAACATACAGGAATTAAAGAGCAATTTGGTAAGAAAACTCTTTCTTTCGTTGATTTTGATGATCAACAGTATCAATTAATCTCTGATGAATTAGATAAAGGAATAGAATCAGGTACACCGTGGCAAAACGGTCCAGTTCCATTAGAATATGCAATTACTGGTTTAGGACCTGTATTTATTCGTATCGCGAACTTTAGTTTCTTTAAAGAAGTGTTAGAAAAAGTTCTATTATTCAAAGAGATTGCTCAAGAAGGAGAATTCTATTTATTTGAAGTGAACGAAGGTGGAAACGGTGCCTCTGTCATTGTAGAACATAATACAGTTCTTCCTGAAGCACAACAAGGTTTTGGTACAGTGCACCATGCTGCATTCCGCGTAGAAGATCGCGCTGTATTAGAAGAATGGATTGAAAGAATCGGTAGCGTAGGGCTTCCTTCATCTGGTTATGTAAATCGTCACTTCTTCGAATCATTATACGCACGAGTGGCACCGCAAATTTTATTTGAATTCGCAACAGATGGCCCAGGGTTTATGGGAGATGAGCCATACGAAACACTTGGAGAAAAATTATCTTTACCTCCATTCCTAGAGCCAAAGCGTGAAGAAATTGAAAAATTAGTTCGCCCAATTGATACAGTGAGAAGTACGAAGGAATTTATTAAAGAGTAAAAATAGAGGTAATAAGTAGGAGAGCAAGTAGTTTTAGCGGATCGCTGGAATTGCTTGCTTTTTTTGTTTTCGCTTTACAAGTATTTTGCTAAAATGTATGTAAAACTGATGGAGGAATAGAATGACGAAAATTAGTGGGTATACTTGTGGATGCTGCGGTACATATCATAAAGAAATTCCCATAAGTTATGGGTACCAAGCTCCAGCTTATTATTACGATGCTGAACCTGAAGAACGAGAAGATAGATTTGAAATGAACGATGATTTATGCGTGATGGATGGTGAACATTTCTTCATTCGAGGAATTATTGAGATTCCTATCATTGGTACAGATGAACACTTCCTATGGGGTGTATGGGTTTCATTAAGTGAAGCGAATTTTGATAAGGTGAATGAATTTTGGGATAAGCAACAATTATTAGAGCCGATGTTTGGGTGGCTTTCGACTGATTTACCATATGAGCTGGAAACAGTAAGTTTAAAAACAATGGTTCATCCGCGAGCGGATGGTATTCGTCCTTATATTGAACTGGAACCGACAGACCATCCTCTAGCAGTGGAATTTAGAGAAGGAATGACGATGGAACGGGTGCAAGAGATAGCGGAACAACTTTGTATAAATAACGATGATGATGAAAAAGAGTGCTGATGTTTGTTCAGCGCTCTTTTTCATCATGGGAAAATTAAGAGTGGAAACAAAGTGTACTATTTCATAAACCTGTCCTGGTTTTAAGGTATCCATAATGTGCTCTAAATTAACTTTGATGTTACTACTTTTGATAATGTGAATCATTTTAAAGTGTTATTAAAAGATGTTGTAATCGATTTGGCTCGTGAAGAAAAAAATAAAGTATACGATAAAAAACGCAAACTTCTAATCAAAAGAAGCTTGCGTTTTTTATTAACTAAAAGAAGTAAGGGACACCAAGTATAGTGATAACAAGCCTTCTTTCGGATATCCAATTGTCCGACCAAGTAATTCAGCGATGCAAAGGAAGCTAGCACCAAATAGCGCTGAGCAAACAATCTTTGATGGTTCATCTCACACTAATCGGACGGCCCGTTAACGCGGATAAAATAATTGACTTACTTTTTATTTGTAACTATAATAGTTACAAAGTAACCATTAGTAGTGGCATTGAGTAATATTTTTTTAATTTAATTGTAACCGATACGGTTACGATTAAAAAAGGAACATAAAACAACCAAAAAATGTAAAACCTTTAAATAGCAACATGAGAAAGGAGACGGGGATTTTGAAACGGTTTAAGTTTTATATGATTAGCGGTATTGTGCTCGTTTTGTTAATAGTTTGTAACTTCGTTGATAAGCCGATTGCGAAGGTTGAAGAAGTGAAAGATACTGTGATGATGAAGATAAATACGAAAGAGAGTATGGCACAAATTGATGGGCAGACAATTTATTTTAAGCAAATTGGCGTGGGGAAACCGCCTTTACTTATGCTTCACGGGTTTGGTGGTTCTTCAGATGGATTTAGTGATATTTATCCGGAACTAGCGAGAGATCATACGATTATTGCGGTTGATATTTTAGGATTTGGGCGTTCTTCTAAGCCAATAGATTTTCAGTATTCGTTTCCTGCGCAAGTGAATTTATATTATAAGTTAATGAAGAAACTTGGATATGATCAGTTCGCAGTACTTGGTCATTCGATGGGTGGAGAGATGTCCCTTAATTTAGCGTACTTATATCCGGACGCGGTTACGCATCTTATTTTAGCGGATTCTACAGGAATTGAATCTTTTGAGCAAAAAGAAGGTTATGAAATGCCACAGTTATCAACGGACCTGCAAACTGTAACTGCGATTACGGATTATAATAAAAATGAAGTGAAGAATAGTCGGGATGATAAAAAGCATTATGATGAGCTTACAAAAATGAAAGAGCGCCGTATTGCGATGGAGGCAGATAAAATAAAAGTGCCAACGTTGATTATATGGGGTCGACATGATAAGAGTGTTTCTTGGGAAAACGGTGAGCTGTATCATCAGTTATTTGCAAATAGTACGTTTCATATCATTGAAAAAGGATACCACGCACCGTTTCGCCAGGAACCAATCGAATTTATGGAATATGTACAAGCGTTTTTCGCGAAGCATCCACAAGGATAAAATGAATTTTCAAGCATAAATCCACTTCTTTCCTCATAGAGTGAAACTAATAAGGCTTGTCTAAGGAAAGGAATGAACGAAAGTGGAAACTTTACCATGGTGGATTTATCTTGTGATCGTTGGGATTGTATTGAGTGGTTACATGGTTTTATATACTTCGAAAAGAGAGCAAGAGATGGATAATGAGTTTATCGAAAAAGAAGGCGAAGTTTATATGAAGCGATTAGAAGAAGAGCGCGAGAAACGCAATCAGGATAGTGATAAAGATTCAGTATTGCTTTAATAGAAATTTTGAAAGGCTACCACTTAGTAGAACTTTACATCTAGGTTGGTAGTCTTTTTTTCTTTTGAGGGGAGCAAGTGCATGCCATCAAGTTAAGCTTATATAAGTTTAATTTTACATATATACGAGATTCATCATGAACTTTTATTGATGGTATTTATATATATATTTACTCATAAGAATGGAACTAGCTTAGTATTTATTGGGGGGATTAAGAATGAATAGGGATGAAACCTCATTACATCCTGATACGGGTGTTACGTCTGTAATGTTTGTTGAACGTTCATTAAATGAAATTCGTTTTTGGTCTAGAATCATGAAGGAGCATTCTTTTTTTCTTCGATTGGGGTTTAGATGCGAGGATACCCAACTAATCGAAGAGGCTAATCAATTTTATCGATTGTTTGAACATATCGAACAAATAGCATACTCCTATACAAATGAAACAGATCCTGGACAAATAAAAAGATTTAATTCAGAAGTACAACAAGCCGCAACTAATATTTGGGGATTTAAGCGGAAAATTTTAGGTTTAATTCTCACATGTAAATTGCCAGGACAAAATAATTTTCCACTGTTAGTTGACCACACAAGTAGGGAAGCTGATTATTTTAGAAGACGTTTAATTGAATTAAATGAAGGTAAATTAGATGCTCTTCCTGATGCTATTATTAAAGAAAATGTTTTCTTTTTAAGGATTATGGCAGACCATGCTAAATTTATTGGTCATCTTCTTGATCCATCGGAAAGAAAGCTTGTAGATACAGCCCGGAATTTTAGCAATGATTTTGATGAATTGATGTATCAAGCAATTGACTTAGAATCTATGAAACCACAATCTCAAACTGTTCCTCTTTTAGATCAATTTTTAGATCAAAATCGTGTGTCAGTTACATCTCTTCGGGATTTTAAGAAAACGGCACGTGATTTAATTGAGCAATGTAAAATAAAGAGTATCATTCATCCATTATTAGCAGACCATGTTTTTCGTGAAGCTGATAGATTTCTTGAAATAATTGATATGTTTGATGCTCATCTTACAAATATTAAA
This genomic interval from Bacillus cereus contains the following:
- a CDS encoding metallophosphoesterase family protein; translated protein: MKQVKFIHAADLHLDSPFKGMEMNVAQSVWERMKQSTFESFERIVDKAIQERVDFVLLVGDLYDAETRSLRAQVFVREQMKRLSQYDIPIFIIHGNHDHLGGSWAAIEFPENVHVFTEPYVEEKSFYKNGELLASIYGFSYLQQAVTDNMTAQYTKMSDAPFHIGMLHGSVEGDAEHNRYAPFQIRELKEKQFDYWALGHIHKREILSEEPYIIYPGNIQGRHRKEMGEKGAYLIELTKQGSHCSFFHTADVVWDEIEVSIDGLETVDDLMTSASSAMNECRREEEGTLLTVVFTGQGPLSPYLREDKRVEEIFHILAAGEERKDFVYAMKWKNETVSFAEIERLKEENHFVGSVLKELEAFTNMDGVLRTIWTSPVARNSIEAFTEEEKKEIQKEAENIILEQLFQQERDKK
- a CDS encoding ATP-binding protein translates to MRIERLHIYGYGKLENVEMDLSMLTVLYGENEAGKSTIRSFMKSILFGFPTRGQRRYEPKEGGKYGGAVTVQTEKYGRLKIERLPKTAVGAVTVYFEDGKTGGEDILNDILSGVNESLFDSVFSFDMHGLQNIHQLGEADIGNYLFSASAVGSDALLQLDKKLEKEMNQRFKPSGRNPEINVSLQEMKKIEEKMKEWQGKIGTYEKQVEQLKESEEKLASVRAEKESAERRKQDYEILAALEPLVIEKSAHEKVLENENGQFPVNGMVRYEAVKAKIEPLQVQVDSLQKKIETVQSEIDSTEIDEAFLQKESYVEELRMQHMSYENARQEMRDMTGSITNIKEEIAELQQQIGATFEQEMVLSFDISLATKELITQTVQKARELESQKAQLDERFKTAQERLEEQEENIRQIQKQMLADEERNTLVEKEKSFQDAAFIGMGAERMKRQYEEKAGVAKQKKKQWQRVCLILLLINTLVLFTSLFIDNRVLLFISVIVFVGIVLALVLYKDPSSGLQEELLTLQQSAGGRQSEEAMTVRYQLEKDEEIRKLFERESYKLQQMERAYDKVVSSYEEWERETFQIGEQVDAYKTRYMFPEFFTYAHMLPAFERIEKMQQLYRELDKQGERKSSLYEMISQFEHKLETVIGSTEYSNLHEAQSRMQNEKEKRQTCKQLKEKLTEWREEYEFMQEQLKQLLVERDSLWHIADSTNEEMFLEAGKRAEKREDADKQVRRLLPQIDLLEQRLTSLSLAEHYEADGYDEKLKQEMTAAKNCLTKEKELTERIAKHRMEIANLEEGSTYGDLMHEREMKKAQVREQVKKWAAYAAAKKVLTKTKQYYHEVHLPRILQKSEEYFVYLTGGRYSKIFSPSEAEPFIVERNDGMRFYSHELSQATAEQLYLSLRFALAKTFEHDYPFIIDDSFVHFDAIRTNRTIELIKEIAKDRQVIFFTCHAHLLAYFTENEIIKLTHKRKENEL
- the yhaM gene encoding 3'-5' exoribonuclease YhaM translates to MKKKIAEYEVGEQVDVFLLIKTATKGLASNGKPFLTVILQDPSGDIEAKLWDVSPEVEKQYVAETIVKVAGDILNYKGRIQLRVKQIRVANENEVTDISDFVEKAPVKKEDMVEKITQYIFEMRNPNIQRLTRHLLNKHQNEFLEYPAATKNHHEFVSGLAYHVVSMLDLAKAIATLYPSLDKDLLYAGVILHDLGKVFELSGPISTTYTLEGNLLGHISIMVNEIGKAADELQIDAEEVLILQHIVLSHHGKAEWGSPKPPLVKEAEILHYIDNLDAKMNMMDRALGRTKPGEYTERVFALDNRSFYKPTFHN
- a CDS encoding ring-cleaving dioxygenase, with translation MNQLKGIHHVTAITSSAEKNYEFFTHVLGMRLVKKTVNQDDIQTYHLFFADDKGSAGTDMTFFDFPGVPKGVHGTNEISKTSFRVPTDAALAYWVKRFDRLEVEHTGIKEQFGKKTLSFVDFDDQQYQLISDELDKGIESGTPWQNGPVPLEYAITGLGPVFIRIANFSFFKEVLEKVLLFKEIAQEGEFYLFEVNEGGNGASVIVEHNTVLPEAQQGFGTVHHAAFRVEDRAVLEEWIERIGSVGLPSSGYVNRHFFESLYARVAPQILFEFATDGPGFMGDEPYETLGEKLSLPPFLEPKREEIEKLVRPIDTVRSTKEFIKE
- a CDS encoding DUF2199 domain-containing protein, with the protein product MTKISGYTCGCCGTYHKEIPISYGYQAPAYYYDAEPEEREDRFEMNDDLCVMDGEHFFIRGIIEIPIIGTDEHFLWGVWVSLSEANFDKVNEFWDKQQLLEPMFGWLSTDLPYELETVSLKTMVHPRADGIRPYIELEPTDHPLAVEFREGMTMERVQEIAEQLCINNDDDEKEC
- a CDS encoding alpha/beta fold hydrolase is translated as MKRFKFYMISGIVLVLLIVCNFVDKPIAKVEEVKDTVMMKINTKESMAQIDGQTIYFKQIGVGKPPLLMLHGFGGSSDGFSDIYPELARDHTIIAVDILGFGRSSKPIDFQYSFPAQVNLYYKLMKKLGYDQFAVLGHSMGGEMSLNLAYLYPDAVTHLILADSTGIESFEQKEGYEMPQLSTDLQTVTAITDYNKNEVKNSRDDKKHYDELTKMKERRIAMEADKIKVPTLIIWGRHDKSVSWENGELYHQLFANSTFHIIEKGYHAPFRQEPIEFMEYVQAFFAKHPQG
- a CDS encoding sporulation YhaL family protein, translating into METLPWWIYLVIVGIVLSGYMVLYTSKREQEMDNEFIEKEGEVYMKRLEEEREKRNQDSDKDSVLL
- a CDS encoding DUF2935 domain-containing protein; its protein translation is MNRDETSLHPDTGVTSVMFVERSLNEIRFWSRIMKEHSFFLRLGFRCEDTQLIEEANQFYRLFEHIEQIAYSYTNETDPGQIKRFNSEVQQAATNIWGFKRKILGLILTCKLPGQNNFPLLVDHTSREADYFRRRLIELNEGKLDALPDAIIKENVFFLRIMADHAKFIGHLLDPSERKLVDTARNFSNDFDELMYQAIDLESMKPQSQTVPLLDQFLDQNRVSVTSLRDFKKTARDLIEQCKIKSIIHPLLADHVFREADRFLEIIDMFDAHLTNIKSQSR